The Callithrix jacchus isolate 240 chromosome 7, calJac240_pri, whole genome shotgun sequence DNA window tccagagaccctgtctccatggTCTCCACCTCGGGTCAGCTCCCCCCAGCGCACAGGGAAGCAGGCACAGGAGGGCCACTGGGGCCAAACCTCCCCAGCTGCCACCACCGCCGTGACCCAAGTGGCAGGGTCTGTGCCCACAAGGGGGTCACCTGCTTTGATTGAACTAACCTGTGGGTTTAGTTCAGTGAACGGATGTGCCTGGTTTCAGGGCTGAATTTCTGCTTGACCACAGCCTTGGGCAGAACTGACTCACCTATGACTGAATCCAGTGAATGGACGGCCAGTGATGGCCTGGCCTGGGAATGGACTGGCAGCTCCTTAGTGAAATGACTGCGACTGAGCTGACCCCTTTCATGGAATCCACTGCTCTGCAGCCACACTGCCACAGAGTGACTGAGTAGGAGAGCAGGGGACTGTTAATGACACCTCTTCAGCAGAAGAATTGTGCATTTGAAGGAACTGCTTTATGATTGAAACAACTGTTATTTCCTGGAGCTAACCTTGAATGACAGGTTGTCAACTGTTTAAATGAATTTCATTTGAATTAACGATTATACAGCCACTCAGAGGTCCTGCAGTGGCCAGAGGTGTCAGCCAGTTGATGGGCTCATTTGAATTAAATGGTTTGGAGgctaacttgatttttaaaattgcattttatcacTATTCTATGTATTCTATCTATCACTATTCCAAACGACTCATGCTTGGCTAATTGATTATCATTTAAGCAAGCTACTTGAAGAAATTGAttacatatatacttatgtatgGGGGCGGCTAACTGACGATTACTTGATTAAATTGCTATTGAACTGACAACTATTTATAAATCAATGCAATAGACTGTTGTTTGACCAAATTGTTTTACTGAACTGACGAGTAGGTTTTTGATTTGTCAGTGGCTTTCCTGGACTGATCAAGTTGGTAGTTACTTAACAAACTCACCAACTTTAGAGTGACCAATCATCTAAACAAGTGTCAGAGCTGATGGAAATAAACCAAGCATTGTTGGGCTGAATTTTTGGGAGACCAGAGGAGTGATTCAGCCTATAGCGTTGACCCAATTGTGAGCAGCCCATAGGCCCTGCAGGAGGAGCAGGCCAGCAAGGGAGACACGAGCAGATTGTCCTGGAGTCAGCCAGGGAGTGGCGGGAGGGTCCACCCAAGCCACAGGGGCCACCAAAGCAAAGAAGCGGATTATGAGGCAGCTCCGCCCCTCCCAGCACTGGGGCTGGGGCCTGGCGAGGGTCACACCTCTGAGTATGGGGGTGGTGCTGGGCCCCCCTCTGGAGCCTTCGATGGCAAAGACAGGGCTTCCTCATAGGATGGCAGGACCAcctgggagagacagagagatgaggGCTGAGTATGGTCAAGAACAACCCGCAATTCCAACCTAGGATCGTGGGACCCAAACTCCCACCTCTggcaaaatgatgatgatgatgatgatgatggtgataatgactGACAGGTCTTGGATACCTGCTATGTGCTACACATTGCCTGCATGAGATAGGCACACTTCCCAGTAGTGGACACACTTGCCTGTTCAGCATGAAGACCCCCTTATTTTGAAAGCAGTGCACCATTTTCCTTGGGAAGACATTTACAGTCCATATACCTTCAGAAGAACTGGCCCCGTCCCACAGATCCAGTAGGGTGGCCAGACTTGGCCACTCAAATTAGGATTCTATCCCCCTGGCTATAGTCTTTGGTTTCAGCACAGGCATATGGCCCAAGCTGGTCCAGTCAGACATACTCCTGGGACATTCTCTTTCCACTGGGATTACTGAGAGGATGGGATGTTAGCCTAGGGGTTTTGGCAGCCATTTTGCCACCACGAGGGACGGGCTTCCTGAAAATGAAGCCAACATCAAGGAAAGTAGAATCAAGAGATAGAgaggatgagatcatgtcctgATGTCAGGACTCGGCCAGGCCCAAGCCAGTCCTACGTTTGACTGCTAAGTTCTGTGAGCTAGTAAGTTCCTTCTGTTACTTAAGTCAGATTGAGTTGGGTTTCTGCCACTTGCAACCAAAAGTGTCTTAACTAATCCAACCTCCACCTTACAGGTGACAAAAGTAAGTTaccagaaatttaaaccatcactTTCCAATAAGCAGTTTCCAAGCGCACCCCATCCTCTCTTCTTGGAAAGCTCCTTCTTCTTTCCCAGCTATCTCATATCCATTGACCCTCCAAGACCAATCAactgtcacctcctccaggaagccttccctgatgccCAAGAAGAAGCCAGGTCCCTGTGCTTATTGTCCCTGTGCTTCGCACCAAGTTGTAATTGTATCTATGTGTCTGAATTCACCCTGGACTATATACTTCTCTGAGGTAGAGGTGGCATCTTAGTTTTCTCTGCACCCCTTGGAATAGATATGAGACTAGCCAAGAGTGAGAAGCAGtaaatactgaataaatgaatgagtgagtgagtgagtgagtgaatgaatagaaTCTTAGACTATCAGAACTGAAAGAGGTCACATTTCTTCTGATCCAACCCTCATCTTACAAATAGAGAAACCGAGGCCCACAGAGGGAAAGAGGTGTGACCCAAATGGCACAGGGAGtgagtggcagggctgggatCAACACTCACCTTCCGGAGCATCTTGGAGTTGCTCCTCTCCTCAGCCGAGTTCAGGAACTTGATGAATCTGTAGCACCGCCACACGCACTTGAACATGTAGACCTGGAAGAAGGTGCAGGTCAGGCTGTGCTTTACTGAGCATCCTTCTGACTCTCCATCAGGCCTGGGACAATGCCAGCCAGCAGCCACCACTCTCTCCAGAAGCCAGCATCCAGCCATTCCTGCTCAGACCTCTCCTTCTGGTTAGGGTTCTTCGCCAGTCAGTCCAGAATAGTCCAGGTACTGCTTCTTTCATTGCCCCATAGACATCACAGAGCAAGGGCATTTGGGGGGCTTCTTGCCCACCCTCCAATTTTCCCAGCAATAGTCCCACAGCTCCTGCTTCACTGCCCACAGTAACTGGGAGCTCACTACCTCCCGAGACAGCCCTGCCCATCTTGAAACAGAGCTGGCAGTGGGACACGTTCTCTTCAAAACTGCTTCTGATATGTTGTTTTCTAAAGCAGATTACAAAAAAGCCCATGCAGTATTGGTCCATGTTTATAAAGGATGAATAATTAGCATATATCCATCAGCTGATGCAAGTTGATGTAAGAACTGGGCAGAAGATTTCAGGATGGGGCATAAAATCCCAAGGGGTGAGcacaagaaacaacagaaaacccCCAAATCCCCCCTGAGTAGGAGAAGAGGGTCCTGTACTGGAAGGTCTTGTCTGATGGAGTCCCTGATGAGTGCATAGGTGCGGCAGGAAGACATAGGGAGCTACCGAATGACAAAGAATGAGGTATGAAGGCCAGCAAGGCAGAATGAGGGTCAAAGAGGGAATCCCCTCATTCTGGAGGACAAAAAAACAGAAGTGGagctggacactgtggctcacacctgtaatcccagcactttgggaggccaaggcagacagatcacctgagatcgggagttcaagaccagcctgaccaccatggagaaactctgtctctactaaaaatattttaaaaattagccaggcttggtggcacatgcctgtaatcccagctacttgggaggctgaggcaagaaaatcacttgaacccaggaggcggaggttgcagtgagccgagatcgtgccattgcactccagcctgggcaacaagagcaaaactctgtctcaaaaaaagaaaaaagaagggaagctGGGGTATGGAGCCGTGTGGTGGGACCTGGGGAGTGGTCCTTCCCCCAGGAAGCCTCAAGGGCATTCTCACTGCATACTCACTAGCACATTTGTAGCAAAGCTAGGTCAGTTCTTGGAGATGTTAAAAGGGGAAATTTTCTATTTCCAGGTGGCATCAGGTGACAGCAGAGACTGCTCAGGGCCTCAAATGGAAGCAGCAGCTGGGGTCTGCAGATGCCAACCCACCAGCACAGAAAGGCTGGGAGGACATGCACCCGACTGTCAGCAGTGACAGTCTCTGAGTAGGGTATAGATAGTGGAGTGATTGCCTTCTCTCTACTTATCTGTAGTTTTTtggattttggtttttgttttagagagagattctcactctgtcatccaggctggagtgcagtggcacaattatggcccactgcagcctcaacctcccaggctcaagtgatcctctcgcctcagcctccctagtagctgggactataggcacgcaccaccacatccaactaattttttttttatgtttcatagtgacagaatcttgctatgttgcccaggttggttttgaacccctagcctcaagcaatcgaGAATTCCCCATGAAGGTTCTTCAGGTATTAAGAAACAGCAATCATGTCCCCCTTGAGTCATCTATTTTCCACACTGAATAGCACTCTGGTCTTTGCTGGGTTTCGGGGGTTGCGGAGTTTGACTTCCTGAGATGGCAGCATTTTCTTGTCTCTTCACTTCGCTGGTTGCTACGAACACGCACAGTGCTTCACCATCACCCAGACTTGAGACCTGAAACTGGACCCTATCCTCGGGGCTTGACCACCCCAGAGAAGAATAAGAccattcccctccctccttctcatcGCAAACCTCTGTTCACATGATCTCAGGTATGTTTTGATGCCTGAATCACATACAACTGTAACACAGGCAAAGCAAGACTCATTGTGcccctgaggcccagagagaagtGACTTGCTGAAGACTAGCCACACAGCTAGTGACAGTGGGGCAGGGATTCAAGTCCAGGTCAGTCCACATCTAATTCCAGACAGCTGAAATTAGACACCTGAATACAGGTGGCCTTCACATGTTCACATTCCCTGAATGGGCCGTCCCAGAGGATCCCAAGTCAAGTCAGAGGAGCTGGCATgagaaagcaagagaaaggagCTAAAAGCAGGGAAGGAGGCACGGGGGACACATGTCCCTGCTTCTAACAGCTAGGCACAGGCAGGCCTGGGCCCAGCACAACCTCACCACCCCTCCCAGAGCCACAGGGCAGGGGTCACACACCTTGAAGATGAGGACAGTGATGAAGGCGATGGAAAAGATGATCATCATCTTGATGAACTGGTCGTGAGGCATACCCTCCTGGCTGGGGAGGTAATTCTGCAACAGATTGGGAGCCACATCAACATCTCTGTCCCTAAGGAATTCTAACAGCACCCACACATCCAGGAATAACAACTCCGCCCTCCACACACACaggagtgcagtgtggcacagCCGTCACCTTGGTGGGCCGCCGCAACAGCCTTAGGAAGTAGGTGCTACCCTCAGCCCCATCCCACTGATGGGCCAACCAAGAAAAGCAAAGGGGTTACTGCCTCCCAGCTCTGCTTCCCAGGTGGGTACATCTGCCCATCCCCAGCTGGCGGGTGTCAGCTGCCCATGGGCCACACGTATGCCCTTCTCTAGAAGGTCATCTTGGCTGATCAGGGCCACCTAATCCACTAATACCTGGGAGGTGACATCCCCTCCCCTAGGGGCAGCTCGAAACCAATGACTGATGCCGGTCATTTGCAAATACTTCCACACATTCTTTGAGACTCCTCCTCCCTTCTAAACGTAATGTTTATTTCCTCTCCCCTTGAGTGTGGACTGGACTTAGTGATTCAATTTTAACTAACAGAATGTGGTAGACATGATGTAAAAGACACTGCCTTTCCTCCTTGTTTCTCTCTCAGATCACTCCCTGGGGGAAGCCGGCAGCCATGTCAGGAGGGCACTCAAGCAGCACTACTACAGGTCCATATGCTGAGGAATTAGGAAAAGGATGCATGCCCTGTGAGTGAGCCATCGGGAGTGCATCCTTTAGATCTAATCAAGCCTTTAGTTGTCCACCACCCCCGGTGACATCTTGGGTGCAACCCCACCAGATCCCCTGAGTCAGAAGAGCCCAGCTAAGCCACTCCCAAACTCCTGATCCTCAGAAACTGTGTGAAATGATACATGCTTATTGCTTTCACACATGGTGTTTAGGGATAATTCATTAGACAGCAATTAAACTTGATATTACTTCTGTGTTGCAATTCACATGCCAAGCCCTCTCTGGGATCATGCAGGCTGCTCTTACAGCCACGTCTTTGcttggcttcctctttttctcaaaCCTGCCTTCCTCACTCCTTACCAGCTTCTTCCTGAGAGGGCTCTCTCAATAAATCACCAGCACAAGAATCCCCTCACAATGCTCCACCTCCAGGGAACCCAGcccaaaccaccaaggcacagagaggtgaaataGCTTGTTAGAGGCCATGCAGCCAGCAAATGAGCATGGACCCCTGTCCCAGCCTCACCATGTGGTTCATGGACTTGAAGTTGAGATAGGTGGGCACTTCCATGTAGGAGCTGCAGAGGGTCAGGATGCTCAGGCAGAAGTCCAGCAGCTGCAGTGTCATCAGGGGGACCTTGGAGGGCCCCTGTGGAGGACAAATATGAGGAGGAAGAATAAGGAGCAGCAATTaaagtcccagttacttgagagacCGTCTCAGCTACAGACCTCATCGACTCTCGTCCCCTGTGCACAGACGCAGACACACAGATGTTCACACCAAGGgccagtggcagagccaggactagaaCCAGGGTCTCTAGACTCCCAGGCCAGGGCCCTTCCACGATGTAGTCCCTCAGTCTCTTCAAGGACATTTGGGGGAAATGTGAAAAGCAGCTTTGGGGGACCACGTCCTTGACTGGCAGCAGCACTCACAGCACCCACAGTGGGCACTCATCACTGGCATGAAccatcctctcctcctctcttcaaCTTGGttccaaagaagaaataacactGGGGACGGGGTGGAGTGGGCGGAAAGCACACGTGCCCTTTCCCCAGGCGTCAATTCACTCCTAGGGCACTGACGGAGTGCTGACCACGGACTGCACCCCCGATGCACGTGTTCCTCATTCAACCCTCACAAGGCATGTGGATGAGATGTGGTTGCAGGTACATTCCACAGAGGAAGAAACTTGGGGCAGTGTGGAGGGGCTCAGAGACAGGGTCAGACACCAGCTAGGAAGATGGTTCCTACCCTCCCCCCGCCTGAGCCCAGGGCCCGTGTCTggccccctcccacctcccacgcCAGGCCTGGGCTCTGCTGGCCaggtgggaggcaggggctgagtACTCACAGAGCGGCTTCGGGAGGCCAACTTGAGGTAGGCGGGCAGCTCGATGTAGGAGCCCAGCAGGGTGAGCAGGCACAGGAGGTAGTCCATGATTTGCAGGGACAGGAAGGGCAGCAGGTACTTCTCCCGGTTCTGGAAGGTAAGCCCAGCGCTGGCAGGTATCCCTGCGTGCACCAACACTCCCCCACCCAGCCCAACAGCCCCAGGCAGCCTTTCCCACCCTCTCCCAAATCTTCCCTGCCCTCCTCAGTGGAGGTCACCTTCCTCTGAGTGACAGAGTCTCTGGGGACAGGGAGTGGATAAGACCCAGGCCCTAAATGAGAAGAGTCTGGGTGTCCCAGGAGACATAAGGGAACCATCCCCCTCTGTTGGGGCTCCATAGCAGGATTTGAGTCAATTTGCTCACAAGAACCCAGCAAGGAAGGGCTTTGTGCACTTTTACAAAGGAGAAGGGATCAGAGAGGACTTGCTGAAGGTGGGGACACCAGGGCTAGATCAGGGAAGGAGACTAGGATGGAGCAGGAGGGAAGGGCGGGGAACTGGAGGCGGAAGGACCAGCTGAGTGGAGGCCCAGAGGCAGCAGACAGCTCCCCTGCCTCTGCACACAGTCAAACCTTCCTCCATGGGCCACTCCCAGGAGGACAAAGCCATGATAAGAGGCCCTGCCAGGATGAGGCTGAAGTCCCTCTCCTTCAACTGAAAGCAAGTGACCACCATGACCAGTATTCACTCCTGTGTACCCACAGCTGGGGACAAAAACACACAAACCGCAGTTTCCTGGTGTCTCATGTGGTCATCTGAAATCACTCAGGAGGCAGCCAGAACAACCCCGGCTGATCTCAGAGTCTTCAGGGACCACCTGCTCCATTTCTCTAGCTGAACCATCTGAGTATCTGCACAAGCACCCACAGCCACCCTGCACAATGCAAATGGCCATCCCAGGGATCGTGGGTTCCGAGAGAGTAGGTGTTAGCAAGGGGAGTGGGCAGTGGCATTTTAGGCAGAGTAGACGCATTCCAAACCAGCACCAAATCACCTCCCCACTCCTCCAGCCCTGCAAGTGCCAGGCCCCTGTCTGCACAGGAAGGACCGTCTTTCTGGTTCCTACTCCCATGGCTATGTGGTGAGGCCCTGGCTTCCTGACCTTCTGGGGGGCCAAGGGACAGTGGCTTCCTCTTCTGCAGGTTTGAGCTGCAGCTTGTCTCAACTCTCCCACCAGATTTGCCTCGGGCCCAGGAGCCCCTCGTCGTCACACTAGACTGTCCCTGACTCTCCGAGGGCCCATCTTCCCCAATCAGATCATGAGCTTTCTGGGGGCCTTCCAGGGCGTGGGTCCCCCTCGGGGTGCTGGCGCCTGTCACTGCACCGATGGAGCTGCAGGCATCCTACTTTTTCTCTGCTTCGGCTCCTCTCACCCATTACAAAATCCAgtgctctctcccctccctcacccccaaAACAACACTTCCTCTTTCACTCTCAAAATCCCGGCTTCCATGTGCCATTTAAAAGGATGTGGGTTGTCAGCTAGTTCTCATCAAAGCATCAGTGACCTGCATAACTCACCATGGGTGGCCCGTGGAGGCTCATGTTACCAGGAAACGGAGGCCACCAGCCCAGGGAATCTCAGCGAGAAACATGGCTCTCCAAAAGGTAACTGTGACAATCTCCAGCATGCAGGTGAGACCTCCTAACatacccacctcccaccctctcaGCACCCAGCATTGCCCCAACAGGTGTGAATAACAGGAGGGAACAGGGGGTAGT harbors:
- the LAPTM5 gene encoding lysosomal-associated transmembrane protein 5 produces the protein MAPRLSAVRQTCCCFNVRIATTALAIYHVIMSVLLFIEHSVEVAHGKASCKPSQMGYLRIADLISSFLLIAMLFIISLSLLIGVVKNREKYLLPFLSLQIMDYLLCLLTLLGSYIELPAYLKLASRSRSGPSKVPLMTLQLLDFCLSILTLCSSYMEVPTYLNFKSMNHMNYLPSQEGMPHDQFIKMMIIFSIAFITVLIFKVYMFKCVWRCYRFIKFLNSAEERSNSKMLRKVVLPSYEEALSLPSKAPEGGPAPPPYSEV